One Lacunisphaera limnophila DNA window includes the following coding sequences:
- a CDS encoding LptF/LptG family permease — MNLLHRHILANVFLTCAASVGLFAFVLMLGNAMKDLLGPMLAGQLALETVVRLVALLVPFVVYYALPMGMLTGILLVLGRMSSDREITAMRASGLSVAWLSAPIIFLALLGVVLSLLINFQFMPVARLAYQREFAEAVRQNPLSFIVPRTFIRDFPGVVLYVGEKDGERLKDFWIWELDGQNRVRRFARAESGLLDYSDDNSTLVLTLERAQVEVRDPKDPENFSKHMISPGSDVLPIDLPVSRLAGDRSVKRKLKWLTFPQLLAEWARLKQPDATVPAAERAQQLMRVQITIQEKAAMAFAVLSFALIAIPLGIKISRKETSANLGLGLLLAMGYYFATIMAGWLDNRPELRPDLIVWLPNIVFQGIGLWLFYRVDRS, encoded by the coding sequence ATGAATCTCCTGCACCGGCACATCCTCGCGAACGTCTTCCTGACGTGTGCCGCGTCGGTCGGACTGTTCGCGTTCGTGCTGATGCTGGGCAACGCGATGAAGGACCTGCTGGGGCCGATGCTGGCGGGCCAGCTGGCTCTGGAGACAGTCGTCCGGCTCGTGGCGCTGCTGGTGCCCTTCGTGGTGTATTACGCGCTGCCGATGGGCATGCTGACGGGCATCCTGCTCGTGCTCGGGCGGATGTCCTCGGACCGCGAGATCACGGCAATGCGGGCGTCGGGGCTGAGTGTCGCGTGGCTGTCGGCGCCGATCATTTTCCTGGCGCTGCTGGGGGTGGTGTTGTCGCTGCTGATCAACTTCCAATTCATGCCGGTGGCGCGGCTGGCGTATCAGCGCGAGTTTGCGGAGGCGGTGCGGCAGAATCCGCTGAGCTTCATCGTTCCGCGGACCTTCATCCGCGATTTTCCCGGGGTGGTCCTGTACGTGGGCGAGAAGGACGGGGAGAGGCTGAAGGATTTCTGGATCTGGGAACTTGATGGCCAGAACCGCGTGCGGCGCTTCGCGCGGGCGGAATCAGGGCTGCTGGATTACAGTGACGACAACAGCACGCTGGTGCTCACGCTGGAGCGGGCGCAGGTCGAGGTCCGGGACCCGAAGGATCCGGAGAATTTTTCCAAGCACATGATCAGTCCCGGGTCGGACGTGCTGCCGATCGACCTGCCGGTCAGCCGGCTGGCGGGCGACCGTTCGGTGAAGCGGAAGCTGAAGTGGCTGACTTTCCCGCAGCTGCTAGCGGAGTGGGCGCGGCTGAAGCAGCCCGACGCCACGGTGCCGGCGGCGGAGCGGGCCCAGCAGCTCATGCGCGTGCAAATCACGATCCAGGAGAAGGCGGCGATGGCGTTCGCCGTGCTGTCGTTTGCGCTGATTGCGATTCCCCTCGGCATCAAGATTTCCCGGAAGGAAACCTCGGCCAACCTGGGACTCGGGCTGCTATTGGCAATGGGCTACTATTTTGCGACCATCATGGCCGGCTGGCTCGACAACCGGCCGGAGCTGCGGCCTGACTTGATCGTGTGGTTGCCCAATATCGTGTTCCAGGGGATCGGTTTGTGGCTTTTTTATCGGGTGGATCGTTCCTGA
- a CDS encoding RNA polymerase sigma factor, with protein sequence MVEESFDFAGCLERVRRRDQAACRQLVEQLYPQVTRIIRCHLPRRVAEEDLAQEVFMKMFTRLDQYQGAVPFPHWVSRIVVTTCIDQLRAQKRRPEYRWADLPESQAEVLDHVLTDERDARPGDALAARELVDRLLGQLKPDDQVVIRLLDLEQKTLAEISALTGWNQTLIKVRAFRARRKLQKLFQELQQEEKK encoded by the coding sequence ATGGTTGAAGAATCGTTCGATTTCGCCGGTTGCCTCGAACGGGTGCGCAGGCGCGACCAGGCGGCCTGCCGGCAGCTTGTGGAGCAGCTTTACCCGCAAGTCACCCGCATCATCCGTTGTCATCTGCCCCGGCGGGTCGCCGAGGAAGATCTTGCCCAGGAAGTATTCATGAAGATGTTCACGCGGCTCGACCAGTACCAGGGGGCGGTGCCATTTCCGCACTGGGTCTCGCGCATCGTGGTCACGACCTGCATCGACCAGTTGCGCGCGCAGAAACGCCGCCCGGAGTACCGGTGGGCTGATCTCCCGGAGAGCCAGGCCGAGGTGTTGGACCACGTGTTGACGGACGAGCGCGACGCCCGGCCGGGTGACGCGCTGGCGGCGCGGGAGCTCGTCGACCGCTTGCTCGGGCAGCTCAAACCCGACGATCAGGTGGTCATCCGGCTGCTGGATCTGGAGCAGAAGACGCTGGCGGAGATCAGCGCGCTCACGGGCTGGAACCAGACCCTGATCAAGGTGCGCGCGTTTCGGGCCCGTCGGAAATTGCAAAAACTTTTTCAGGAACTACAACAGGAGGAGAAGAAATGA
- the dnaX gene encoding DNA polymerase III subunit gamma/tau, with protein MSGSYQVIARKWRPQTFDDVVGQDHVVRTLKNAIARNRIAHAYLLVGPRGTGKTSTARIFAKALNAAGGPNADFDPADPIATSIAEGRCLDVIEFDAASNTQVDKVREFIIDTVAYAPAEGRFKVYIIDEVHMLSAGSFNALLKTLEEPPAHVKFIFATTDPQKMPATVISRCQRFDLKPIPTELIVQRLKKIAGSEKIKVSDAALASIARMADGGMRDAQSIFDQMISFCGAEIGEADVLDVYGLVSAAKIAELGAALAAGQHKKIVAIVDDCDENGRDLYRLLVDLQTHLQGALLDSIAKGGQSEVLGTPMTTEQLTRLLDGLREGENAVKHGLSEKVNFEVALLKAVEASRARAIDSLIREIATLADGLPADGSKKND; from the coding sequence ATGTCCGGCTCCTACCAAGTCATCGCCCGCAAGTGGCGTCCGCAGACCTTCGACGACGTCGTCGGGCAGGACCATGTGGTGCGGACGCTCAAGAACGCCATCGCCCGCAACCGGATCGCGCACGCCTACCTGCTGGTCGGCCCGCGCGGCACGGGCAAGACGAGCACCGCGCGCATTTTCGCCAAGGCACTCAACGCCGCGGGCGGACCCAACGCCGATTTTGACCCCGCCGATCCGATCGCCACCTCCATTGCGGAGGGCCGGTGCCTCGATGTGATCGAGTTCGACGCCGCGTCGAACACCCAGGTAGACAAAGTGCGCGAGTTCATCATCGACACCGTCGCCTACGCGCCCGCCGAGGGGCGGTTCAAGGTCTACATCATCGACGAGGTACACATGCTCTCGGCCGGCTCGTTCAACGCGCTGCTCAAGACGCTGGAGGAGCCCCCGGCGCACGTGAAGTTCATCTTCGCCACGACCGATCCCCAGAAGATGCCGGCCACGGTCATCTCCCGGTGCCAGCGGTTCGACCTCAAGCCGATCCCGACCGAGCTGATCGTGCAGCGGCTGAAGAAGATCGCCGGCAGCGAGAAGATCAAGGTGAGCGACGCCGCCCTGGCCAGCATCGCGCGCATGGCCGATGGCGGCATGCGCGACGCCCAGTCCATTTTTGACCAGATGATCTCCTTCTGCGGCGCCGAGATCGGCGAGGCGGACGTGCTGGATGTCTACGGCCTGGTCTCGGCGGCCAAGATCGCCGAGCTCGGCGCGGCGCTCGCGGCGGGCCAGCACAAGAAGATCGTGGCGATCGTGGACGATTGCGACGAGAACGGCCGTGATCTTTACCGGTTGCTCGTGGACCTGCAAACCCACCTGCAGGGCGCGTTGCTAGATTCGATCGCCAAGGGCGGCCAGAGCGAGGTCCTCGGCACCCCGATGACCACCGAACAGCTCACGCGCCTGCTGGACGGGCTGCGCGAAGGGGAGAACGCCGTGAAGCACGGCCTGTCCGAGAAGGTGAATTTCGAGGTGGCGCTGCTCAAGGCCGTCGAGGCCAGCCGCGCCCGGGCGATCGACAGCCTGATCCGGGAGATCGCCACGCTGGCCGACGGCCTGCCCGCCGACGGCTCAAAAAAAAACGACTGA
- a CDS encoding gamma-glutamylcyclotransferase family protein: protein MTTLFVYGTLKRGGSNHHFLAGQVYIGPARTQPGFILYSLGDYPGMVRAPGDTLGVTGELWTVDDACLAELDRLEGLDEGLYERVDVLLAPPSPASSAQTYLYLHPHHGLAPIGDTWPVG, encoded by the coding sequence ATGACCACGCTCTTCGTTTACGGCACGCTGAAACGCGGGGGCTCGAACCACCATTTTCTCGCGGGCCAGGTTTATATCGGTCCCGCGCGCACCCAGCCCGGCTTCATCCTCTACTCGCTCGGCGACTACCCCGGCATGGTCCGAGCCCCGGGCGACACCCTTGGGGTAACGGGCGAACTGTGGACCGTGGACGACGCCTGTCTGGCCGAGCTCGACCGGCTCGAAGGCCTCGACGAAGGTCTCTACGAACGCGTCGACGTCCTGCTCGCCCCACCCTCGCCCGCCAGCTCAGCCCAGACCTACCTGTATCTCCACCCGCATCACGGCCTCGCCCCGATCGGCGACACCTGGCCCGTTGGTTAG
- a CDS encoding protein phosphatase 2C domain-containing protein, producing the protein MHEVKDTKRALVRIGYDGQVHKTFRGHQAYARFANEVRVLRHLEQRGCGFVPRLITADPATLNMTTTNCGARVDHIGPERLQELFRELETFGVRHDDPEIRNITYRKEDGRFCIIDFEFAALLDEIATPPPPALRWSGLSHVGKVRTNNEDTFLALTFDGQEVHYLGKNGEASWAKTDFVFAVSDGMGGAKSGEFASRITVDKITKLMPRGFRPAAPGPASQYDFTLAELFKAIHYDLLKLGQSYEECRGMGTTLSLAWVTPGWLYFGHIGDSRIYHLPAAGGIIQLTQDHSHVGWLRRNGQLNEREARDHPGRNALNQALGAGHQIIEPQLGVLPCVPGDRFLICSDGLIDGLWDRHLDEIIRTPGAGPVAQRLIDAALERSGRDNITALVVEALGA; encoded by the coding sequence ATGCACGAGGTCAAGGATACCAAACGCGCGCTCGTCCGGATTGGCTACGATGGCCAGGTCCACAAGACTTTCCGGGGGCACCAAGCCTACGCCCGGTTCGCCAACGAGGTCAGGGTGTTGCGGCACTTGGAACAGCGCGGCTGCGGCTTCGTGCCCCGCCTGATCACCGCCGATCCGGCCACGCTGAACATGACCACCACCAACTGCGGGGCCCGGGTGGACCACATCGGTCCCGAGCGGCTCCAGGAACTGTTCCGAGAATTGGAAACCTTCGGGGTCCGGCACGACGACCCGGAGATCCGCAACATCACGTATCGCAAGGAAGACGGGCGCTTCTGCATCATCGATTTTGAATTCGCCGCCCTGCTGGACGAAATCGCCACCCCGCCACCGCCCGCCCTGCGCTGGTCCGGCCTCTCCCATGTCGGCAAGGTGCGCACCAACAACGAGGACACCTTCCTCGCCCTCACCTTCGACGGTCAGGAGGTCCACTACCTGGGCAAGAACGGCGAAGCCTCCTGGGCAAAGACGGATTTTGTCTTCGCCGTCAGCGATGGCATGGGCGGGGCCAAGTCGGGCGAGTTCGCCAGCCGCATCACGGTCGACAAGATCACCAAGCTCATGCCCCGCGGCTTCCGCCCCGCCGCGCCTGGCCCGGCCAGCCAATATGACTTCACCTTGGCGGAGCTGTTCAAGGCCATCCACTACGACCTGCTCAAACTCGGCCAGTCGTACGAGGAATGCCGCGGCATGGGCACCACGCTCAGTCTCGCCTGGGTCACCCCCGGCTGGCTCTATTTCGGCCACATCGGGGACAGCCGGATCTATCACTTGCCCGCCGCCGGCGGCATCATCCAGCTGACCCAGGACCACAGCCACGTGGGCTGGCTCCGCCGCAACGGCCAGCTCAACGAACGCGAAGCCCGCGACCACCCCGGCCGCAACGCCCTCAACCAGGCCCTGGGCGCCGGCCACCAGATCATCGAACCCCAGCTGGGCGTCCTGCCCTGCGTCCCCGGTGACCGCTTTCTCATCTGCTCCGACGGCCTCATCGACGGCCTGTGGGACCGTCACCTTGACGAGATCATCCGCACCCCCGGCGCTGGGCCCGTGGCCCAGCGGCTGATCGATGCCGCGCTCGAGCGTTCGGGCCGGGACAACATCACCGCCCTCGTCGTCGAGGCACTCGGGGCATGA
- a CDS encoding glutamine synthetase beta-grasp domain-containing protein, whose amino-acid sequence MAKYKLEYIWLDGYTPLASLRSKTQIKEYASFPALTDLPAWGFDGSSTQQAEGKSSDIVLKPVAVFPDSTRKNGVLVMCECFQHTGVASPSNSRATIPDDPDTWFGFEQEYFFYKDGRPLGFPEGGYPAPQGPYYTGVGYKNVGCVAREIVEKHIDICLDAGINLEGINAEVAKGQWEFQIFGKGSKSAADQMWVARYILTRLAETYGIDIEWRCKPILAPFQQPLDWNGSGMHANFSTKFMRETGGKEYFEKLMEAFSKNCSEHIAVYGPENHLRLTGLHETQSIDKFSYGVADRGASIRVPHSFVNSGYKGYLEDRRPNSAADPYLVAGRILKTIQSVPTK is encoded by the coding sequence ATGGCCAAATACAAACTGGAATACATCTGGCTCGACGGCTACACGCCCCTGGCGAGCCTCCGCAGCAAGACTCAAATCAAGGAATACGCCAGCTTCCCCGCGCTCACCGATCTGCCCGCCTGGGGCTTTGACGGCAGCTCGACGCAGCAGGCGGAGGGCAAGAGCTCCGACATCGTGCTCAAGCCGGTGGCGGTCTTCCCGGACAGCACCCGCAAGAACGGCGTGCTCGTGATGTGCGAGTGCTTCCAGCACACCGGCGTGGCCAGCCCGTCGAACTCCCGCGCTACGATCCCGGATGATCCGGACACCTGGTTCGGCTTCGAGCAGGAATATTTCTTCTACAAGGACGGTCGTCCCCTCGGTTTCCCGGAGGGTGGCTATCCCGCGCCGCAGGGCCCGTATTACACCGGTGTCGGCTACAAGAACGTGGGCTGCGTCGCCCGTGAGATCGTCGAGAAGCACATCGATATCTGTTTGGATGCCGGCATCAACCTCGAGGGCATCAACGCCGAGGTCGCCAAGGGCCAGTGGGAGTTCCAGATCTTCGGCAAGGGCTCCAAGAGCGCCGCCGACCAGATGTGGGTCGCCCGCTATATCCTGACCCGCCTGGCCGAGACCTACGGGATCGACATCGAATGGCGCTGCAAGCCCATCCTGGCGCCCTTCCAGCAGCCCCTCGATTGGAACGGCTCCGGCATGCACGCCAACTTCTCCACGAAGTTCATGCGTGAAACCGGCGGCAAGGAGTACTTCGAGAAGCTCATGGAAGCCTTCAGCAAGAACTGCAGCGAGCATATCGCCGTCTACGGCCCGGAGAATCACCTCCGCCTCACCGGCCTGCACGAGACGCAGTCCATCGACAAGTTCAGCTACGGGGTCGCCGATCGCGGCGCCTCGATCCGTGTCCCCCACAGCTTCGTCAACAGCGGCTACAAGGGCTACCTCGAGGACCGTCGTCCGAACTCCGCCGCCGACCCGTATCTCGTGGCCGGCCGGATTCTCAAGACGATCCAGTCCGTCCCGACCAAATAA
- a CDS encoding O-antigen ligase family protein: MVVGLALTLAWTTLCLGGYLAGTMVWTAGAVGTLTVLGGIGWMAGRGPGPRTLHLAWLIPLPFLLYALASTVWVAPAPWLAWREWHLWFQAWLVFGLVLHCGLGRAQTWTLVGTLALLVLVGTGMAAYQRFVDPTWMMLGRTQAAQFVGRSAGMFGIPNSFAGLIGLLLPVCLVLLFSRVVRPAAKILCAWLALLLLFALVLTGSRGGWIALGLALLAWPFLGTGDWRRRVWGGLAGLVLAASAFGLLHRYSDEARQRLEPLLDGRLEASRPILWRAGWQMWQEAPWLGRGAASYNVLFEQYRPRGFHDEPRWAHNDHLNTLTDYGLVGFALWAGGGAVLLWRGGLAMRRARREGRGGDLLQHWRWRLGLLLGLMAFGLHLGVDFHTKIPALILAAAVISALLVRDDPAWRRPCRPVMAVAGLALLLGGVIFWSGTRAIPAYRAEDLRSEARRSIDRFARTGEGELRRLIPAAKADFIRAVRIDAANGQAWSDLAYATVQGWHAQGGDLVTLGRYAELAADEALDRCPLIAEFWVRKAVALDIQRGRPETESCYRRALELAPNFAGWWFYYAYHLQAFPNKKAEALAAAEKGLTLDRYYRGGEALQQQILRRR, translated from the coding sequence GTGGTGGTCGGACTGGCGCTGACTCTGGCTTGGACGACTCTCTGTCTGGGCGGGTATCTGGCCGGCACGATGGTGTGGACCGCCGGTGCGGTGGGCACGCTCACGGTCTTGGGTGGAATCGGGTGGATGGCCGGTCGCGGCCCGGGGCCGCGCACGCTCCATCTGGCGTGGTTGATCCCGCTGCCCTTCCTGTTGTACGCGCTGGCGAGCACCGTCTGGGTGGCGCCCGCGCCCTGGCTGGCGTGGCGCGAGTGGCACCTGTGGTTCCAGGCCTGGCTGGTGTTCGGCCTCGTGTTGCATTGCGGGTTGGGGCGGGCGCAAACCTGGACGCTGGTCGGCACGCTCGCGTTGCTGGTACTGGTGGGTACGGGCATGGCCGCTTATCAGCGGTTCGTCGATCCCACCTGGATGATGCTGGGACGGACCCAGGCGGCGCAGTTTGTCGGGCGATCGGCGGGCATGTTTGGCATTCCCAATAGTTTCGCGGGGTTGATCGGTTTGCTGCTCCCGGTCTGTCTGGTGCTGCTTTTTTCCCGGGTGGTGCGACCGGCCGCGAAGATCCTATGTGCCTGGCTGGCGTTGCTGCTTTTGTTTGCCTTGGTCCTTACGGGCAGCCGGGGTGGGTGGATCGCCCTCGGCCTGGCCCTGTTGGCCTGGCCCTTCCTCGGAACTGGCGACTGGCGCCGCCGGGTGTGGGGCGGGCTGGCCGGCCTCGTGCTGGCGGCGTCGGCCTTTGGCTTGCTCCACCGGTATAGTGATGAAGCGAGGCAGCGACTTGAACCGTTGCTGGACGGCCGGCTCGAGGCCAGCCGTCCGATTCTCTGGCGGGCAGGTTGGCAGATGTGGCAGGAGGCACCGTGGTTGGGCCGCGGGGCGGCGTCGTACAACGTATTGTTCGAGCAATATCGTCCGCGCGGATTTCACGACGAACCGCGATGGGCGCATAACGACCACCTGAATACGCTCACCGATTACGGGCTCGTCGGTTTTGCGTTGTGGGCGGGTGGGGGGGCGGTGCTGCTTTGGCGCGGTGGACTGGCCATGCGCCGGGCGCGACGCGAGGGCCGGGGGGGCGACCTCCTGCAACACTGGCGCTGGCGGCTGGGTCTGTTGCTGGGCCTCATGGCCTTCGGGCTGCACCTCGGCGTGGACTTTCACACGAAGATTCCCGCCCTGATCCTGGCCGCCGCGGTGATTTCCGCGCTGCTCGTCCGCGATGACCCGGCGTGGCGGCGCCCGTGCCGACCGGTTATGGCGGTGGCGGGCCTGGCCCTGCTGCTGGGCGGGGTGATTTTCTGGAGTGGGACCAGGGCGATACCGGCTTACCGGGCGGAAGATCTGCGGAGCGAGGCCCGGCGCAGCATTGATCGGTTTGCCCGGACGGGCGAGGGGGAGTTGCGCCGCCTGATTCCTGCGGCCAAGGCGGATTTTATCCGCGCGGTGCGCATCGATGCCGCCAACGGCCAGGCATGGTCGGATCTGGCCTATGCCACGGTGCAAGGCTGGCACGCGCAGGGTGGCGATTTGGTGACCTTGGGCCGGTATGCCGAATTGGCGGCGGATGAGGCGCTCGACCGCTGTCCCTTGATCGCGGAATTCTGGGTGCGAAAAGCCGTGGCCCTCGATATCCAGCGCGGCCGCCCGGAGACGGAATCCTGCTACCGGCGCGCCTTGGAACTGGCCCCGAACTTTGCCGGCTGGTGGTTCTACTATGCCTATCATTTACAGGCTTTTCCCAATAAAAAGGCCGAGGCTTTGGCCGCCGCCGAGAAGGGATTAACTCTTGACCGGTATTATCGCGGCGGAGAGGCTCTTCAGCAGCAGATACTCAGGCGCCGCTAA
- a CDS encoding FecR family protein: MSVHAQTEPGQILAAKVEGQVLKVAADGTSSPLVAGTKLAETDTITTAKNSSVVLVFMNGSSVKLGPESRLAIDEFKMDPLAEDIEPSKLQAEPSVSKTTLNLSYGEMVGDVKKLNTSSSYSIKTPVGAAGIRGTIYRVVFRPTSDGKAFFTVQTAEGRVVMEGVTAGEIPIEAGKEVVVEIDVPDVPGGEAAAPVVVTQDIPAATSALIATEAQTITQTVQATTFTPTPPETPTPPPATPAETPAETPLAPVIPPTPPGPDLTPGA, from the coding sequence TTGAGCGTCCACGCCCAGACAGAGCCCGGTCAGATCCTGGCCGCCAAGGTCGAGGGTCAGGTTCTGAAGGTGGCCGCGGATGGCACGAGCAGCCCGCTCGTGGCGGGGACGAAACTCGCCGAGACCGACACCATCACCACGGCCAAGAATTCGAGCGTGGTGCTGGTGTTCATGAACGGTTCCTCCGTCAAGCTGGGGCCCGAGTCACGGCTGGCCATCGATGAATTCAAGATGGATCCGTTGGCCGAGGACATCGAGCCTTCGAAACTCCAGGCCGAGCCGTCCGTTTCGAAAACCACGCTTAACCTTTCCTACGGTGAGATGGTCGGCGACGTGAAGAAACTGAACACCTCCTCGAGCTATTCCATTAAGACACCGGTCGGCGCGGCCGGTATCCGCGGCACGATTTACCGCGTGGTCTTCCGGCCCACCTCTGACGGCAAGGCCTTCTTCACCGTCCAGACGGCCGAGGGCCGCGTGGTGATGGAGGGGGTCACGGCGGGTGAGATTCCGATCGAGGCCGGCAAGGAAGTCGTGGTGGAGATCGATGTGCCCGACGTCCCGGGTGGCGAAGCGGCTGCGCCCGTCGTGGTGACCCAGGATATTCCGGCGGCCACCTCGGCTCTAATCGCCACCGAGGCGCAGACGATCACCCAGACCGTGCAGGCCACCACCTTCACGCCGACCCCGCCCGAAACTCCCACGCCGCCCCCGGCTACGCCGGCCGAGACGCCGGCGGAGACGCCACTGGCGCCGGTGATCCCGCCGACTCCGCCGGGGCCGGACCTCACCCCCGGGGCCTGA